From one Eucalyptus grandis isolate ANBG69807.140 chromosome 9, ASM1654582v1, whole genome shotgun sequence genomic stretch:
- the LOC104429090 gene encoding protein trichome birefringence-like 19 translates to MKVPLSEHHGDRNAPQHSTGVNFRNAAVIVPAGILLAAIPLWLLVVSSPVQPQDYPPARLMEDENGSPEDTVSGAAVPVVREKKCDVFVGKWVYRPDAPTYYTNETCYAMSDQQNCMKFGRPDMEFLKWRWELDGCELPPFDAAEFAEMTRGKSIAFVGDSLGRNHMQSLMCLLSSVDQPEDISLRYTTDYNFKRWYLPKHNLTLGTFWAPFLVRTTDACGGQTLNGILTLHLDEPHPSWSAEISAFDYVIISAGQWFFHPLIYYRNRRLLGCSACGQDNVTKVSRFQAYQAALPTVGYFSSFGIFIRNYDRHESHHFCNGFFNGHITVSNGCITVV, encoded by the exons ATGAAGGTCCCGCTCTCAGAGCATCACGGCGATAGGAACGCGCCGCAGCACAGCACAGGTGTCAACTTCAGGAACGCGGCGGTAATCGTTCCAGCCGGGATTCTTCTTGCCGCGATCCCTCTATGGCTCCTCGTTGTGAGCTCGCCCGTCCAGCCTCAAGATTATCCTCCGGCACGGTTGATGGAGGACGAGAACGGCAGCCCCGAGGACACAGTATCGGGGGCGGCAGTGCCGGTGGTGAGGGAGAAGAAATGTGACGTGTTCGTGGGGAAATGGGTGTACCGCCCGGACGCGCCGACATACTACACCAACGAGACTTGCTATGCGATGAGCGACCAGCAGAACTGCATGAAGTTCGGGAGGCCCGACATGGAGTTCCTGAAGTGGCGTTGGGAGCTGGACGGGTGCGAGCTCCCGCCGTTCGACGCTGCCGAGTTCGCTGAGATGACGCGAGGGAAGTCAATCGCCTTCGTTGGCGACTCTCTGGGGAGGAACCACATGCAGTCCCTAATGTGCCTCTTGTCCAGC GTAGACCAACCGGAGGACATATCTCTCCGGTACACCACGGACTACAACTTCAAGCGGTGGTACCTCCCCAAGCACAACCTAACCCTAGGCACCTTCTGGGCCCCTTTCCTGGTCCGCACCACCGACGCCTGCGGTGGCCAGACCCTCAACGGCATCCTCACCCTCCACCTAGACGAGCCCCACCCTTCTTGGTCCGCTGAGATCAGCGCCTTTGACTATGTCATCATCTCGGCTGGCCAATGGTTCTTCCACCCGCTCATCTACTACCGGAACAGGCGGCTCCTGGGCTGTTCAGCATGCGGGCAGGACAACGTGACCAAGGTGTCGAGGTTCCAGGCATATCAAGCGGCGCTACCCACTGTTGGATATTTCAGTAGTTTTggaatatttattagaaattatgatcgtcatgaaagtcatcatttttgtaaCGGCTTTTTCAACGGTCATATAACGGTTTCTAATGGTTGTATAACGGTCGTCTAA